In Archocentrus centrarchus isolate MPI-CPG fArcCen1 chromosome 24, fArcCen1, whole genome shotgun sequence, one DNA window encodes the following:
- the sipa1l1 gene encoding signal-induced proliferation-associated 1-like protein 1 isoform X3 has product MLRNIHNTLKSKMQSKGKDNRFLSPDGYLGSPRKGMRRIRQRSNSDITISELDGDGNEGWSFSGWTPMHREYGSTSSIDKHGVSGESFFDMLKGYQSSEAPDQRSPAPERLTELLTVAPIKQAALDLPDGPLGPARGSPASRLKEREKHLKRRSKSEAGGESIFRKLRSVKVEGDTSRAGSDAEDGGKGDESGPPPKPWVCQKGFAHFDVQSLLFDLNEAIQSRQSGAKRKNTTTGASAAAAASASASSSLSSNQSGVYGSPCGSQEELCKEGTGGGHGTNPALDPGDDKSNDLVLSCPCFRNEIGGEGERNISPAKQGSIGSGGSSSNAGVAVLEAAKDGPSQHADRSKRYIVEHVDLGAYYYRKYFYLREHWNYLGVDENLGPVAVSLRREKLEEHKDHGQQYNYRVIFRTSELNTLRGSILEDAVPSTSKHGLGRGLPLKEVLEYLVPELNVHCLRLALNTPKVTEQLMKLDEQGLSFQRKVGVMYCMAGQSSEEEMYNNEAAGPALEEFLHLLGERVRLKGFTKYRAQLDTKTDSTGTHSLYTTYKDYEIMFHVSTMLPYTPNNKQQLLRKRHIGNDIVTIVFQEPGALPFTPKNIRSHFQHVFVIVRAHNPCSENTSYSVAVTRSKDVPSFGPPIPEGVTFPKSSVFRDFLLAKVINAENAAHKSHKFRAMATRTRQEYLRDLAERHTTNTPIDPSGKFPFISLAHKKKEKTRPYEGAELRSLGAVTWSVHAEDHGSGGELEALLAISNDFLILLDQEAKAVVFNCATKDVIGWTLSSPASLKIFYERGESVSLRSISNNTEDFKEVVKRLEFLTKGCETSEMTLRRNGLGQLGFHVNYEGIVAEVEPYGYAWQAGLRQGSRLVEICKVAVATLTHEQMIDLLRTSVSVRVAIIPPHDDATPRRGCSELYRVPVSEYKGSSSDSGSFEYKFPFRSNNNKWQRTSSSPQQSLTASPQPHTPNRAISLGSSVGKTLSAERLERGGVIPRSVSSDGRPLDTKRMSPGSESYSLASSLALGRSPHNRSSPSNLSCSSDTSGSSAHWRQKSMPEQFASSRHSPMSTERREVVGEGGSGGKSTSNWSRMDEGGGAERGSTEAPVSKSGQGYSGAPRIQRQEQVIHLSPKKGSQSDGPYSGHSSSNTLSSTTSSGGHSDSDKWYDMGTGGGSSGDQGDPEPNGLGGGGYLQGASADSGIDSGSFGAPHHAHPHSHHGSTNSLLAPSGGRDSRERSASPWHSPTEGGRRMLERSPAAAESPGPPGERSMDGTGRSPPTHLLVRDSSTYSLSDAGSHSSARHSGHSSPREESSSSATSPSSQSSVPPGPKSFYPRQGAQSKYLIGWRKPGSTINSVDFGDTRKKSPGESGVEVVPTPAARPSLRDMHSPQTHAKSTMEEDVKRHGAPDSPPPPPRKHKEKHSQKSPPEQPLSRRRSLHRTLSDESIYRGQRLPALSDTVPEPALGADVLFSCSTLPRSPTTRGVPLRRPSYKLGVKLHGDLSASDTSLVDLVERHRGPLPQELMPLPSSDRDSPLEWTHLVDVANTFENERNTHYVQRSFVFGDSNHRSSGASSPQQPHIELKPVPLSRPSSSEGHIGLERKVTKLEAMVKMLQEDLKKEREEKVRLQAQIKRLWEDNQRLQEESQTSAAKLKKFTEWVFNTIDMN; this is encoded by the exons ATGCTGCGCAACATCCACAACACACTAAAGAGCAAGATGCAAAGCAAGGGGAAGGACAATCGCTTCCTGTCACCAGATGGCTATCTGGGTTCACCGCGCAAGGGCATGAGACGCATCCGTCAGCGCAGTAACAGTGATATAACTATCAGTGAGTTGGACGGGGATGGGAATGAGGGCTGGTCGTTCTCTGGTTGGACACCCATGCACCGTGAATATGGCAGCACTTCATCTATAGACAAACACGGTGTGTCAGGAGAGAGCTTCTTTGACATGCTTAAGGGATACCAGTCATCTGAGGCCCCGGATCAGAGAAGCCCGGCTCCAGAAAGGCTAACGGAACTCCTTACTGTTGCGCCCATAAAACAGGCTGCTCTGGATCTGCCAGATGGACCTTTAGGTCCAGCCAGAGGTAGTCCTGCCAGTCGGCTGAAGGAACGAGAGAAGCACTTGAAAAGAAGGTCAAAGTCAGAAGCGGGTGGAGAGTCTATCTTCCGTAAGCTGCGCAGTGTAAAGGTGGAGGGTGACACATCAAGGGCTGGCTCAGATGCTGAAGATGGTGGGAAAGGGGATGAAAGTGGACCACCTCCCAAACCCTGGGTGTGCCAAAAGGGCTTTGCCCATTTTGATGTTCAGTCTCTTCTCTTTGACCTCAATGAGGCAATCCAAAGTCGTCAATCTGGGGCTAAACGGAAGAACACCACCACTGGTGcgtcagctgcagctgctgcctctgcttCTGCCTCATCCTCCCTTTCATCCAATCAGAGTGGAGTGTATGGGTCACCTTGCGGCTCTCAAGAAGAGCTATGCAAGgaggggacaggaggaggacaTGGTACCAACCCTGCCTTGGATCCTGGTGATGACAAGAGCAATGATTTGGTTCTCAGCTGTCCTTGTTTCAGGAATGAGATTGGTGGAGAGGGTGAAAGGAACATATCTCCTGCTAAACAG GGAAGCATAGGAAGTGGTGGGAGCTCAAG CAATGCCGGTGTGGCTGTGTTGGAGGCTGCCAAGGACGGGCCTAGTCAACATGCCGACAGGTCCAAACGATACATTGTGGAGCATGTTGACCTTGGTGCCTATTACTACAGAAAGTACTTTTATCTCAGAG AGCACTGGAATTACCTGGGGGTAGATGAGAATCTGGGCCCTGTGGCAGTGAGTCTGAGAAGGGAAAAGTTGGAGGAACACAAAGACCATGGACAGCAGTACAACTACAGGGTCATCTTCAGAACGAGTGAG CTGAATACCCTGCGGGGTTCCATCCTGGAAGATGCTGTACCCTCGACATCCAAGCACGGTCTAGGTCGAGGCCTGCCCCTCAAAGAAGTGCTCGAATATCTCGTGCCTGAGCTCAATGTTCACTGCTTACGCCTGGCACTCAACACACCTAAGGTCACTGAGCAGCTGATGAAGCTGGACGAGCAGGGG CTGAGTTTTCAGCGCAAGGTAGGGGTGATGTACTGCATGGCAGGTCAGAGCAGCGAGGAGGAGATGTACAACAACGAAGCAGCTGGCCCTGCACTGGAGGAGTTCCTCCATCTGCTGGGAGAGAGGGTTCGACTTAAAGGCTTCACCAAGTATCGGGCTCAGCTGGACACCAAGA CTGATTCGACTGGCACCCACTCATTGTACACGACTTACAAGGATTATGAGATCATGTTCCATGTgtccaccatgctgccctacaCGCCGAACAATAAGCAACAG tTACTGCGGAAGCGTCATATTGGGAATGATATCGTCACGATTGTGTTCCAGGAACCCGGGGCGCTCCCTTTCACTCCTAAAAACATCCGCTCACACTTTCAGCACGTCTTTGTGATTGTACGAGCACACAACCCTTGCTCTGAAAACACCTCCTACAG TGTGGCTGTCACTCGCTCCAAAGACGTGCCCTCTTTTGGCCCCCCTATCCCAGAGGGTGTGACGTTCCCCAAGTCATCCGTGTTCCGGGACTTCCTGCTGGCCAAGGTCATCAATGCAGAAAATGCTGCTCACAAATCGCACAAGTTCCGAGCCATGGCCACCCGAACACGGCAGGAGTATCTGCGTGACCTGGCTGAGCGGCACACCACCAACACGCCTATTGACCCCTCTGGAAAGTTCCCCTTCATCTCGCTGGCCcacaagaagaaagagaagactCGGCCGTATGAAGGGGCAGAGCTGCGCAGTCTTGGGGCAGTGACCTGGTCAGTCCATGCTGAGGATCATGGGAGTGGAGGGGAACTGGAGGCCCTTCTGGCCATTTCCAATGACTTTCTAATCCTGTTGGACCAGGAGGCCAAAGCTGTGGTATTTAACTGTGCCACTAAGGATGTGATTGGCTGGACGCTTAGCAGCCCCGCGTCTTTGAAGATTTTCTATGAGCGGGGTGAAAGCGTGTCTCTGAGGAGTATCAGTAACAATACAGAAGACTTTAAAGAGGTGGTCAAACGTCTCGAG TTCCTGACTAAGGGTTGTGAGACATCAGAGATGACGCTTCGTCGAAATGGCCTGGGGCAGCTCGGATTCCATGTGAACTATGAAGGCATTGTAGCTGAG GTGGAACCGTACGGCTACGCTTGGCAGGCAGGACTGCGTCAGGGAAGCCGTCTGGTAGAAATCTGCAAGGTTGCTGTTGCAACTCTGACCCATGAGCAGATGATTGACCTCCTGCGGACTTCAGTGTCAGTACGTGTTGCTATCATCCCGCCACATGATGATGCCACTCCACGCAG GGGCTGTTCAGAGCTTTATCGTGTGCCTGTGTCAGAGTACAAGGGCAGCAGCAGTGATAGTGGTTCCTTTGAGTACAAGTTTCCCTTccgcagcaacaacaacaagtgGCAGAGGACATCGAGCAGCCCTCAGCAGTCACTGACTGCCTCACCACAGCCCCACACACCCAACCGGGCCATCAGCCTCGGTAGCTCAGTGGGAAAGACGCTGTCAGCTGAGAGGCTGGAGAGGGGTGGTGTCATCCCGCGGAGCGTTAGCAGCGACGGACGACCTCTAGACACCAAGAG GATGTCTCCAGGCAGTGAGAGCTACAGCCTGGCCTCATCCTTGGCATTAGGCCGTTCCCCTCATAACCGCAGCTCTCCCAGCAACCTGTCCTGTTCCAGCGACACCTCTGGAAGCTCTGCTCACTGGAGACAGAAGTCCATGCCCGAGCA ATTCGCAAGCAGTCGCCATTCTCCGATGTCCACGGAGAGACGAGAGGTGGTTGGAGAGGGTGGGTCAGGTGGAAAGTCTACTTCCAATTGGTCCAGAATGGATGAAGGGGGAGGAGCTGAACGAGGGTCAACAG aggccccagtctccAAATCTGGTCAAGGATACTCGGGAGCTCCTCGCATCCAGAGGCAGGAGCAAGTCATCCACCTCTCCCCAAAGAAGGGCAGCCAG TCGGATGGCCCTTATTCTGGGCACTCCAGCAGTAACACACTATCCAGCACAACGTCCAGTGGGGGTCACAGTGATAGCGACAAATGGTACGATATGGGTACGGGTGGGGGCTCCAGTGGTGACCAGGGTGACCCAGAACCCAATGGCTTGGGAGGAGGAGGCTATCTCCAGGGAGCCTCGGCTGACAGCGGCATCGACAGCGGCTCTTTTGGAGCCCCTCACCACGCCCACCCCCACTCTCATCACGGCAGCACCAACTCGCTGCTAGCTCCCAGTGGAGGCAGAGATAGCAGGGAGCGGTCAGCATCTCCGTGGCACAGTCCAACTGAGGGAGGCCGAAGGATGCTCGAGAGGtcacctgctgctgcagagtCCCCCGGCCCTCCAGGAGAAAGAAGCATGGATGGAACAGGTCGAAGCCCACCTACTCATCTCCTAGTTAGAGACAGCAGCACCTACAGTCTGAGTGACGCTGGATCTCActcaag TGCTCGCCACTCAGGCCACAGCTCTCCCAGAGAGGAGTCATCCTCCTCAGCAACCTCCCCTTCATCTCAGTCTTCAGTGCCCCCTGGGCCCAAGAGCTTCTACCCACGCCAAGGAGCTCAATCCAAGTACCTGATTGGTTGGAGGAAGCCCGGCTCCACCATCAATTCTGTCGACTTTGGAGACACACGCAA GAAATCTCCAGGAGAAAGTGGAGTAGAGGTGGTTCCAACCCCAGCAGCCAGGCCATCTCTTAGAGACATGCACTCGCCCCAGACTCACGCAAAATCTACAATGGAGGAAGATGTGAAGAGACACGGTGCTCCAGAcagcccaccaccaccaccacgaaAGCATAAAGAAAAG CATAGCCAGAAGTCACCGCCAGAGCAGCCTCTCAGCCGCCGCCGCTCGCTCCATCGCACTCTATCAGATGAGAGCATTTATCGTGGCCAGCGCCTTCCCGCCCTGAGCGACACTGTTCCTGAACCAGCACTCGGCGCTGACGTTCTCTTTAGCTGCTCCACCCTTCCACGCTCGCCCACCACCCGCGGCGTGCCCCTCAGACGGCCTTCCTATAAGCTGGGAGTCAAACTCCACG GTGACCTTTCGGCATCTGACACATCATTGGTGGATTTGGTGGAGCGTCATCGTGGACCTCTCCCTCAGGAGCTCATGCCCCTCCCCTCTTCAGACAGAGACAGTCCTCTTGAATGGACACACCTGGTGGATGTGGCCAATACCTTTGAGaatgagagaaacacacactaTG TCCAGagaagttttgtttttggggaTTCAAACCACCGAAGTAGCGGCGCCTCAAGTCCACAGCAGCCCCACATAGAGCTGAAGCCTGTTCCTCTGTCACGGCCCTCATCCAG TGAGGGACACATAGGGCTGGAGAGGAAGGTGACTAAGCTGGAGGCTATGGTGAAGATGCTCCAGGAGGACCTGAAGAAG GAGCGGGAAGAAAAAGTGCGGCTTCAGGCTCAGATCAAGAGACTCTGGGAGGACAACCAGAGACTGCAGGAGGAGTCCCAGACCTCTGCTGCCAAGCTCAAGAAGTTCACCGAATGGGTTTTCAACACCATTGACATGAACTGA